Part of the Bacteroidales bacterium genome is shown below.
CCCGATGGTTATATCAGCGGACATGCCAACCAGGCCCGTATCACAACGTTTCCTCTGGCAGATGGAAAAACCTCTATTACCGACCTGCAGTATAAAAAAATAAATTTACCCGCTATTGAGTGCATATATGCTCATGATATCATTGAGTTTGCAAAGACAAAAGGTTATTTCAGCGGCAAAGATGCTGATTTCAGTTTTGCCGATGCTTATGCTCCGATTAATTTTGAAGGCGCCCGTTTCTGCGAAGCGCGTGTTTGGGCCGGTTTCAACCGTGTTAATAAGGATATGGGTCAATACCTGGATTATGCGATGGGTAAAAATCTGAAGAACCGTTTTCCTTTATGGATAAAGCCCGACAGGAAGCTGAGTGTTTATGATGTCATGGAAATAATGCGCGACCATTTTGAAGGCACTCCGATGGATATGAACAACGATTTGGGTGCCGGACCTTTTAAGTGCCCCTACCGCTGGAGGCCCATGACCTGGAAAATTGACGGCGTAGATTACATCCACGAAAGAGCAACCTCTACCCAGCAAACCGGATTTTCTTTCGTAACACAAAGCCGTAGCTGGCTGCCGGCACCCGTTGGCGGCATCATTTGGTTTGGTGTGGACGATTCATACAGCACAGTCTATGCCCCTATGTATTGCGGCATCAACAGGGTCCCCGATTCTTATGCTGTAGGTTTGGGCGATATGGTAACCTTTAATGAAAACGCTGCCTTCTGGGTTTTTAACCAGGTTTCCAATTTTGCTTATACCCGTTATTGTGACATAATTCCTGAAATACGAACCCTGCAAAAAGAAATTGAAACAAGATATATCACAGAGGAAGTACCCGAAATTGACAAAA
Proteins encoded:
- a CDS encoding C69 family dipeptidase, encoding MKKLFLTTAVMFFFIFQNSNACTNFIITKGASTDGSVMISYTADSHQLYGELYYKPAQDYPEGTTMDVYEWDTGEFRGKIKQALHTYSVIGNINEYQLAIGETTYGGREELFDSTGIMDYGSLIYISLQRCKTAREAIKLIGELVAEYGYYSSGESFSICDANEAWIFEIISKGAGNKGAVWVARRIPDGYISGHANQARITTFPLADGKTSITDLQYKKINLPAIECIYAHDIIEFAKTKGYFSGKDADFSFADAYAPINFEGARFCEARVWAGFNRVNKDMGQYLDYAMGKNLKNRFPLWIKPDRKLSVYDVMEIMRDHFEGTPMDMNNDLGAGPFKCPYRWRPMTWKIDGVDYIHERATSTQQTGFSFVTQSRSWLPAPVGGIIWFGVDDSYSTVYAPMYCGINRVPDSYAVGLGDMVTFNENAAFWVFNQVSNFAYTRYCDIIPEIRTLQKEIETRYITEEVPEIDKKASALYQESPAKAVDFLTQYSVKTGNELVVRWKKLYADLFVKYMDGNIKYPGKNKESSKIKQPPYRDEWYRMIIKETGDRYRNLGPGGH